The Chryseobacterium aureum genome contains a region encoding:
- a CDS encoding peptidase domain-containing ABC transporter: MKLKFIPQHDQMDCGPACIAMVASYFGKQIPLHFLKENANLSREGVSLLSISELCEDIGFETYPAKLTLQTLDENGSLPCILHWNKNHFVVLIDVKKSLISGKKRYKIADPSHGMIWMSEKDFLKSWLSDGENGIALFVSPTNSFYQQTFPEEDQLSISFAMKYFKEHKNKFLFLSGMLLIGSCLSLIFPFLTQTLIDKGVNTKDVDLITIILVSQVVLYLGSITIEILRNWLMLYIGTRISISIISDFLKKMLLLPMGFFDTKMKGDFTQRIQDNERIEDFLTSQSLMTFFSMVTFLVFFGVLWYYNVTIVLIYSSLTALSLVWAQYWLKKREILDYYRFREKGQSQESVYEILNGVSEMKLNQFEDYKRQEWEGIQNKLFKTTLRILKVDQYQFSGFEFLNQLKNIFVTFFAALQVVKGNMTIGELLAISYIIGQLNSPVNQMISFFRSLQDAKLSLSRLNEVQNHEEEEKEGMKALEVGNTYSKDEERGITLHNVSFQYEGPKSQFVLKDVNLFIPEGKVTAIVGASGSGKTTLMKLLLKFYNPTHGTIHYNEDDILTLSPKSIRENYGVVMQDGFIFSDTIERNIATSEVEINTTKMENAVRVANISSFIDNLPLGYSTKIGAAGNGISGGQKQRVLIARAVYKNPHFILFDEATSALDAENEKIIHDNLQEFFKGKTVIIVAHRLSTVKNADQIIVLKNGAVVEKGNHQELVNKKADYYSLVKNQLELGN, from the coding sequence ATGAAGCTAAAATTTATCCCTCAACACGACCAAATGGACTGCGGTCCTGCATGTATCGCAATGGTGGCTTCCTACTTTGGCAAGCAGATTCCGTTACATTTTTTGAAAGAAAATGCCAACCTATCCAGAGAAGGAGTTAGCTTACTGAGTATCAGTGAACTGTGCGAAGATATTGGATTTGAAACCTACCCTGCCAAGCTTACCCTGCAAACTTTGGATGAAAACGGCAGCCTGCCTTGTATTCTTCACTGGAATAAAAACCATTTTGTGGTGCTTATTGACGTAAAGAAAAGCCTTATTTCAGGAAAAAAACGATACAAAATTGCTGACCCAAGCCACGGAATGATCTGGATGAGCGAAAAAGATTTCCTTAAAAGCTGGCTGTCTGACGGAGAAAACGGAATCGCTCTTTTTGTAAGCCCTACCAATAGCTTTTACCAGCAAACCTTCCCGGAAGAAGATCAACTGAGTATTTCTTTTGCCATGAAATATTTCAAAGAGCACAAAAACAAATTCCTCTTTTTATCCGGAATGCTGCTTATCGGAAGCTGCCTTAGCCTTATATTTCCTTTCCTTACACAAACACTTATTGATAAGGGAGTTAACACAAAAGATGTAGATCTTATTACCATCATTTTGGTCTCTCAGGTCGTTTTATATTTAGGAAGTATCACGATAGAAATTCTCAGAAACTGGCTGATGCTTTATATCGGAACCAGAATCAGTATTTCCATTATTTCAGACTTTCTGAAGAAAATGCTTCTCCTTCCAATGGGCTTTTTTGACACCAAAATGAAGGGAGATTTTACCCAGAGAATTCAGGATAATGAGAGAATAGAAGATTTTCTTACTTCACAAAGTCTTATGACCTTCTTCTCTATGGTTACTTTCCTGGTATTTTTCGGAGTGCTTTGGTATTATAACGTTACCATTGTACTTATTTACTCCTCTCTGACGGCATTATCATTAGTTTGGGCTCAATACTGGCTGAAGAAAAGAGAAATTCTGGATTATTACAGATTCCGTGAAAAAGGACAAAGTCAGGAAAGCGTCTATGAGATCCTGAACGGAGTTTCTGAAATGAAATTAAATCAGTTTGAAGATTACAAAAGACAGGAATGGGAAGGGATTCAGAATAAATTATTCAAAACAACCCTTCGTATTTTAAAAGTAGATCAGTATCAGTTTTCCGGATTTGAATTTCTTAACCAATTAAAGAATATCTTCGTTACGTTCTTTGCGGCATTGCAGGTGGTGAAAGGCAATATGACCATCGGTGAACTATTAGCGATATCTTACATCATCGGACAGCTGAACTCTCCTGTTAATCAAATGATTTCTTTCTTCCGTTCTTTACAGGATGCGAAACTGAGCCTTTCAAGATTAAATGAAGTTCAGAATCATGAAGAAGAAGAAAAAGAGGGAATGAAAGCGCTGGAAGTAGGCAATACTTATTCAAAAGATGAAGAGAGAGGAATTACCTTACATAATGTTTCTTTCCAGTATGAAGGGCCGAAATCTCAGTTTGTGTTAAAAGATGTCAACCTGTTTATCCCTGAAGGTAAAGTTACAGCCATTGTAGGAGCCAGCGGAAGCGGAAAAACAACATTGATGAAGCTCCTGTTAAAGTTCTATAACCCGACTCACGGTACCATTCACTATAACGAAGACGATATTCTTACCCTTTCCCCTAAAAGCATCAGAGAAAACTACGGAGTGGTAATGCAGGACGGATTTATTTTCTCAGACACCATCGAAAGAAACATTGCGACCAGCGAAGTGGAAATCAATACCACAAAGATGGAAAATGCGGTAAGAGTAGCCAACATTTCGTCTTTCATAGATAACCTTCCCCTAGGATACAGCACTAAAATAGGGGCGGCCGGCAACGGAATCTCCGGAGGTCAGAAGCAAAGGGTTCTTATTGCAAGAGCGGTGTACAAAAACCCTCATTTTATTCTCTTTGATGAAGCAACCTCTGCACTGGATGCCGAAAATGAAAAGATCATTCATGACAACCTGCAGGAATTCTTCAAAGGAAAAACGGTAATTATTGTAGCACACCGTTTAAGCACCGTAAAAAACGCAGACCAGATTATTGTTCTGAAAAACGGAGCCGTTGTTGAAAAAGGAAACCATCAGGAGTTGGTCAACAAAAAAGCAGATTACTACAGTCTTGTAAAAAATCAGCTTGAATTAGGCAACTAA
- a CDS encoding DUF3127 domain-containing protein: MELQGTVKKLFDAQTFASGFQKREMVILTQEQYPQPINIEFLSDKISLLDNLKEGENVKVGINIRGREWVSPQGETKYFNSITGWRVEKVSENASEPTQAMPQQSASPVSNENPFAGDDDDDLPF; the protein is encoded by the coding sequence ATGGAATTACAAGGAACGGTAAAGAAACTTTTTGATGCTCAAACATTTGCGAGCGGGTTTCAAAAAAGAGAAATGGTTATTTTGACCCAGGAACAGTATCCACAGCCGATAAACATAGAATTTTTGTCTGATAAAATCAGTTTATTAGATAACCTTAAAGAAGGAGAAAACGTAAAGGTAGGAATCAACATCAGAGGGAGAGAATGGGTTTCTCCACAGGGTGAAACGAAATACTTCAACTCTATTACGGGATGGAGAGTAGAGAAAGTTTCTGAAAATGCTTCAGAACCTACTCAGGCGATGCCTCAGCAATCAGCATCTCCTGTTTCTAACGAAAATCCATTTGCCGGAGACGACGATGATGATTTACCTTTTTAA
- the aat gene encoding leucyl/phenylalanyl-tRNA--protein transferase, protein MVRLDENEISFPDPELYEGHEGIVAFGGDLSVERIWFAYQLGIFPWSNPGEEILWWCPDPRFVLVPEELKVSKSMRKILNKNVFTFSENQNFREVIRNCQQTNRKGQMGTWLSDELMESFIQLHQYGLAKSIEVWQEGELVGGFYGLQIGNVFCGESMFAKVSNASKAGFIHFVESNKKNIKLIDCQSHTDHLESLGAKMIPKKEFLKILHENNERR, encoded by the coding sequence ATGGTTCGATTAGACGAAAACGAGATTTCATTTCCCGACCCGGAACTGTATGAGGGCCATGAGGGAATTGTTGCTTTTGGAGGCGACCTGTCTGTAGAGCGCATTTGGTTTGCTTATCAACTGGGCATTTTTCCCTGGTCCAATCCCGGAGAAGAAATTCTCTGGTGGTGTCCGGATCCAAGATTTGTGCTGGTTCCGGAAGAATTAAAGGTTTCAAAATCCATGAGAAAGATCCTGAACAAAAATGTTTTTACTTTCTCGGAAAATCAGAACTTCAGGGAAGTGATCAGAAACTGCCAGCAGACTAACAGAAAAGGACAGATGGGAACATGGCTTTCTGATGAACTGATGGAATCTTTTATCCAGCTTCACCAATATGGTCTTGCCAAAAGCATTGAGGTGTGGCAGGAAGGAGAGCTTGTAGGCGGCTTTTACGGGTTACAGATTGGAAATGTTTTCTGCGGCGAAAGCATGTTTGCTAAAGTGAGCAATGCTTCCAAAGCGGGATTTATCCATTTTGTGGAAAGTAATAAAAAAAACATTAAACTTATTGATTGCCAGTCCCATACCGACCATCTTGAAAGCCTGGGAGCGAAAATGATTCCTAAAAAAGAATTTCTAAAAATCTTACACGAAAACAATGAACGCAGATAA